A single region of the Epinephelus fuscoguttatus linkage group LG14, E.fuscoguttatus.final_Chr_v1 genome encodes:
- the mis18bp1 gene encoding mis18-binding protein 1 isoform X1, which produces MASYHHLLEHTKPRFESPAKIFAKLKSKVQREGMCARDGTFTVKDPLCNVTEKHGAVFRSPRKRAESTRMSEELKENQTSGFYRDEAQALTFSPISTPRKTFGYSDVSRRVEEVPPVTEVGHGCTPRQRAFLEAVAVSHPSSLVNRQQSHTDPPQVRDMGGFKVTSRTPVKTQPVEEDCDSSVFEEECAPLDKLMSPACMFPPMRKRLRKRKWEPQEFNKVSSSTKEASDDSMSQPQERKTSSAFSEDDKIYMEDLGNVRGFPAEPSEMNQFTHETVLPSPRILRKKRCLVNVERAPTMSPAKMFAYMKERESRKEQQEIHRVSSSTRDLFDADAFHQSRDTSHDTGDMEDVAFRGVPDSAVPVIGSRVESADSQFNTDPSEDALNPAVSPQHVLLEDPLVLNTPRISIPKKQEPNRWPQRTKFPSQESVIYLRKWYLRKNNKGLFIDGIHEYDNIPWNSNIIVERVSKSVVKTVSGRVYILVGKMNTSVKSEFPKWLLKKFTNGFPPDWEALYKRFLSGSRDSDPSRETERNSEGRGITSKTKSGASSVNHSVKQHRKNTFKTPDSCPPASLSSAKVSRSGRTIKPPLEYWKGGRVILDAQMNVTIHECYDTSICIPEVTTMVSTRASQKPVHVFLPCSEGRKQCESASDEGASVPLRKVKAPLRKRNARARVNPEEKPSHSPEPPVETQSSTDERSGRRTRSSQRRPAKERTLYVDTVPHKQSEPKKTSTKKTHHTTRPSVGASGSKRATSASQESVNDTTSASSPEEVTGRKKQQKEAHKGRSRRALKSRPNYVIESNDSSQSSEELEDVRKRTKVTRKTHKRSKHSKSSSPKKPSPKLTQSSKEPKATKGITPIPQQQDEDAWTETELMKLQQAVSYYPKHMEGYWTKVARMVGTRSAEECHCQYTSQGTSRTPAKKSKKTKKENVEAPKDPDHAVISARAGTFKRKQQVRQFLEAMPRDDVEDVFSSAYMQNKRFEIPSICPSEHDFRLPDMAPLTPMSAGFPEVKTPQCLHITPGMMGSPSRTNDDKYVYQLQKRMKKNQFNVCKKTSKTKSFSPTPSVKRSMRRCGNAEDTFVVWEMFPGNNGALSDSEEEEDFYFSDNN; this is translated from the exons ATGGCGTCGTATCATCATTTATTAGAACACACTAAACCGCGGTTTGAATCTCCTGCCAAGATATTTGCGAAGTTAAAATCCAAAGTACAGAGAGAAGGGATGTGCGCGAGGGACGGGACGTTTACGGTTAAGGATCCGCTGTGTAACGTTACAGAGAAACACGGAGCAGTTTTTAGGTCGCCCAGGAAGAGAGCAGAGAGCACCAGGATGAGCGAGGAGCTCAAGGAGAATCAGACGTCTGGTTTCTATCGCGATGAAGCTCAGGCTTTGACTTTTTCACCCATATCGACTCCTCGGAAAACCTTCGGATACTCAGACGTTAGCAGGCGCGTGGAGGAAGTGCCCCCTGTGACAGAGGTGGGACATGGATGCACACCAAGACAGAGAGCTTTCCTGGAGGCAGTAGCTGTGTCTCACCCCTCCTCTCTGGTCAACAGACAGCAGAGCCACACAGACCCACCTCAGGTCAGAGACATGGGCGGTTTCAAGGTGACCAGCAGGACTCCAGTTAAGACACAGCCAGTGGAGGAGGactgtgacagcagtgtgtTTGAGGAGGAGTGTGCTCCCCTTGACAAGCTGATGTCTCCAGCCTGTATGTTTCCCCCCATGAGGAAGAGGCTGAGGAAGAGAAAATGGGAGCCACAGGAGTTTAACAaagtcagcagcagcacaaaggaGGCCAGCGATGACTCCATGAGTCAGCCACAAGAGAGGAAAACCTCCAGTGCTTTCAGTGAGGACGACAAGATTTACATGGAGGATTTGGGCAATGTCAGAGGATTCCCTGCTGAGCCGTCAGAGATGAACCAGTTCACTCATGAAACAGTGCTCCCATCACCAAGAATCCTCAGAAAGAAAC GTTGCCTTGTTAATGTGGAAAGAGCTCCTACGATGTCTCCAGCCAAGATGTTCGCCTACATGAAGGAGAGGGAAAGCAGAAAGGAGCAGCAGGAAATTCATAGAGTCAGCAGCAGCACGAGGGATCTCTTTGACGCAG ATGCTTTCCATCAGTCCAGAGACACGTCTCACGACACAGGTGACATGGAGGATGTTGCTTTTAGAGGTGTTCCAGACAGTGCGGTTCCTGTCATTGGGTCCAGAGTAGAGTCAGCTGACAGCCAATTCAACACAGATCCCTCTGAGGATGCCCTGAACCCTGCTGTATCGCCGCAGCATGTTTTGCTTGAAGACCCGCTTGTACTCAATACGCCACGGATCTCCATACCGAAGAAACAAGAGCCAAACAGATGGCCCCAGCGCACAAAATTCCCAAGT CAGGAGAGTGTGATTTATCTCAGAAAGTGGTACCTGAGGAAGAATAATAAGGGCCTGTTCATAGATGGAATCCACGA GTACGACAACATACCATGGAACAGTAACATCATCGTGGAAAGGGTTTCAAAGTCTGTGGTGAAGACGGTCTCCGGCAGGGTTTACATCTTAGTTGGCAAGATGAACACGAGTGTTAAGTCCG AGTTTCCCAAGTGGCTGCTGAAGAAGTTTACTAATGGTTTTCCTCCAGACTGGGAAGCACTTTACAAAAGGTTTCTGTCAGGGTCAAGAGA taGTGATCccagcagagaaacagagaggaacagTGAGGGGAGAGGCATCACATCGAAGACAAAATCTGGGGCTTCCTCCGTCAACCATTCTGTGAAGCAGCacagaaaaaacacttttaagacac CTGATTCCTGCCCTCCAGCCTCATTGTCTTCTGCAAAAGTGTCCCGGAGTGGTCGCACAATCAAGCCACCTCTGGAGTATTGGAAAGGAGGGAGAGTCATTCTGGATGCACAGATGAATGTCACAATCCATGAATGTTATGACACCTCCATCTGCATCCCT GAGGTCACTACAATGGTGTCTACGAGGGCGTCACAGAAACCCGTCCATGTGTTCCTGCCCTGCAGTGAAG GTCGTAAGCAGTGTGAATCAGCCAGCGACGAAGGAGCATCAGTACCACTGAGGAAAGTCAAGGCTCCACTCCGCAAACGCAACGCAAGAGCCAGGGTTAATCCTGAAGAGAAACCCTCTCATTCACCTGAACCTCCTGTGGAGACACAAAGCAGCACTGACGAGAGGTCTGGCAGGAGAACACGGTCCAGCCAAAGGCGTCCAGCTAAAGAAAGAACACTCTACGTGGATACTGTCCCTCACAAGCAAAGTGAACCCAAAAAGACttcaacaaaaaagacacatcaCACCACAAGGCCTTCAGTGGGAGCCTCAGGCAGCAAACGAGCGACCTCAGCATCCCAAGAATCTGTTAATGATacaacatcagcatcatcaCCCGAAGAGGTCACTGGGAGGAAGAAGCAGCAAAAAGAAGCGCACAAGGGGAGAAGCAGGAGAGCTCTAAAGTCACGGCCAAACTATGTAATAGAGTCAAACGATTCATCGCAGTCGTCTGAGGAGTTGGAGGATGTGAGGAAGAGAACCAAAGTAACACGAAAAACACATAAACGGAGCAAACACAGCAAGTCATCATCACCCAAAAAGCCTTCCCCTAAGTTGACACAATCCAGCAAGGAACCCAAGGCGACGAAAGGCATCACTCCGATACCACAACAGCAGGATGAAGACGcgtggacagagacagagcttaTGAAGCTACAGCA GGCTGTGTCCTACTATCCTAAGCACATGGAGGGTTACTGGACAAAGGTGGCGAGGATGGTTGGAACACGCTCTGCAGAAGAGTGCCACTGCCAGTACACATCCCAGGGAACCTCCCGGACTCCTGCTAAGAAATCCAAGAAgaccaaaaaggaaaatgtggaAGCACCGAAAGATCCAG ATCATGCAGTTATATCGGCCCGAGCGGGGACCTTCAAGAGAAAGCAGCAGGTGCGTCAGTTCCTGGAGGCTATGCCCAGAGACGATGTTGAGGATGTGTTCAGTTCTGCGTACATGCAGAATAAACGCTTCGAg ATACCCTCCATCTGTCCGAGTGAGCACGACTTCAGATTGCCTGACATGGCGCCCCTGACCCCCATGTCTGCAGGTTTCCCCGAAGTGAAGACTCCTCAGTGCCTGCATATCACCCCTGGCATGATGGGTTCTCCCAGCAG GACCAATGATGACAAGTACGTCTATCAGCTTCAGAAgaggatgaaaaaaaatcagtttaacgTCTGCAAAAAGACTTCAAAGACAAAG AGTTTCTCACCCACACCATCTGTTAAACGATCAATGAGAAGATGTGGTAACGCAG AAGACACCTTTGTAGTTTGGGAGATGTTCCCAGGAAACAATGGCGCGCTGTCTGacagtgaagaggaggaggatttttACTTCTCAGACAACAACTGA